Part of the Enterobacter pseudoroggenkampii genome, ACTCAAATACTGCTTTCGCCTGGCCGAGCTGCCCTTTCCCGCCGTCAATCAGGATCACATCCGGGATTTTGCTCTCCTCTATGGCTTTACCATAGCGACGGCGCAGCACCTGATTCATCGCCGCATAGTCATCACCCGGCGTGATGCCGGTGATGTTATAGCGGCGATACTCGGCGCGCAGCGGGCCGTTAGCATCAAACACCACGCAGGACGCTACCGTCTGTTCCCCCATCGTATGACTGATGTCGAAACACTCCATCCGCTTCACTTCCGGAAGCTTCAGCAGCGCCGCCAGGGCCGTTAAACGCTGGTGCACCGTCGACTGCTGCGACAGCTTAGTGGTGAGTGCCGTCGCCGCGTTGGTTCGCGCCAGCTTGAGATAACGCGCACGATCGCCGCGCGGTTTGGTTTGAACATTCACCCGGCGGCCCGCCAGTTCAGAGAGCGAATCGGCCAGCAGGGTTTTATCATCAAGATTAAAATCGAGCAGGATCTCAGAAGGCAACGTGCGCATCTGGCTCCCCTGCAGATAGAACTGGCCGACAAAGGTTTCCACCACTTCACCCAGCTCGGTACCGCCAGGGACCTTCGGAAAATAGCTGCGGCTGCCGAGCACTTTGCCCTGTCGAATGAAAAGAACGTGCACGCAGGCCATCCCGGCGTCAAAGGCGACGCCGATGACATCAAGATCGTCACCGGCATTCGAGACAAACTGTTTCTCTGTGACTCTGCGCACCGCCTGAATCTGGTCGCGGATACGCGCTGCCTCTTCGAACTCCAGAGCAGCGCTGGCTTTTTCCATCCGCGCGATCAGCTGCGTTAAGACCTGATCGTCTTTTCCGGCTAAGAACAGGCGCACATAATCCACCTGCTGCGCATACTCTTCTTCACTCACCAGTCCAGCCACGCACGGTCCCAGGCAGCGGCCAATCTGGTACTGCAGGCACGGGCGCGAGCGGTTACGGTAAACGCTGTTTTCACACTGGCGGATCGGGAAGATTTTTTGCAGCAGCGCCAGCGTTTCACGTACGGCATAACCGTTAGGGAACGGCCCGAAATATTCACCCTTCGCATGTTTTGCCCCGCGATGCATGGCGAGGCGCGGATGGGTGTCGCCGCTCAGAAAGATAAACGGGTAGGATTTATCATCCCGCAACAGGACGTTATAGCGCGGCTGGTAGAGCTTAATATAGTTGTGCTCAAGCAGCAGCGCTTCTGTCTCTGTATGCGTGACGGTAACATCAATATTCTGAATGAGTGAGACCAGCGCTTCGGTCTTACGGGAGGCCAGATTGCTGCGAAAATAGCTGGAGAGACGTTTTTTAAGATCTTTAGCCTTCCCCACATAGATAACCGTACCGCCAGCGTCATACATGCGATAGACGCCAGGCTGGCTGGTTACGGTTTTCAGAAATGCTTTTGAATCGAACACATCACTCACTGACTTAACAACGTCTCCGCATTACACAAACCATGTCGGATGGCCAGATGCGTCAGTTCGACGTCACCATGAATGTTCAGTTTACTGAACATCCGATAACGATAGCTGTTTACCGTTTTCGGGCTGAGATTCAGCTGTTCCGAGATCTCATTCACCTTCTGACCTTTGGTGATCATCAGCATAATCTGCAATTCACGCTCGGACAAACTGGCAAACGGTGATTCAGTTTTCTCGGGCTCAATCTGACTCAGCGCCATCTGCTGAGCGATGTCGGATGCAATGTAACGCTGTCCGGCAAACACGGAACGGATTGCATTGACGACTTCCTGCGGTGCAGCACCTTTACTCAGGTAACCCGCTGCCCCCGCCTGCATCACTTTCGCGGGCAGTGGATTTTCGGTATGCACTGTCAGCATGATGACTTTGGTGTCTACAAAGGTACGCGCGATTTTGCGTGTTGCCTCAAGACCACCGATACCGGGCATGTTCATATCCATCAGCACCACATCGGCGGAGTTAGTACGGCACCATTTTACCGCATCTTCACCACAGCATGCCTCACCGGCAACTTTAATACCTTTAATATCTTCAAGAATGCGTCGTATCCCTGCGCGCACCAGTTCGTGGTCATCAACAAGAAGGACGTTGATCAAAGGAAATGTCTCCAGAATAGGGATAACGCTACTGAGTGATAATTTGGTTTATATTAACGGTTTTCCTGACAAGATTAAAACGTTAAAAAACCGGCTATTCGATTTTGCTCTCGTTTTTGGAAATTAGCCTGTACAGGCGGTGGAAAGAGAGGCCGTGTTTTTAGGGCTCTTGCGGCTTTTTTTAATCATCTGTATTCAAAAAGTTACAAAAAACTTGCAGGCTTTCCCTGCAAAAAAAACAGATCTCAAATTTTTGTAACAATAATTAACGGCAAGCGAGCCGGGCATAAGCAATTAATAGCCTGTAACAGCGCTTCAGTTTACCGGTACGTTCTGTTTACGCAATTAAACATCCACGTAAAAGTACGAAAAACAACCGCTGCATTTTTTGCTTCAGCTTGTGGTATACTCCGCCGCCTTGACTTTCGTCGTCGCGCTTTAGCGCCGTTTAATAATGAGGAAAATAAATGAGCACACCTGAATTTGCCACTGCGGAGAATAACCAGGAACTGGCACAGGAAGTAAACTGCCTGAAAGCACTGCTGACGCTGATGCTGCAGGCGATGGGCCAGGCTGATGCCGGTCGTGTGATCATTAAAATGGAAAAACAAATCGCGGAGATGGAAGACCAGGCTGAATCAGCGGTATTTGCTAACACCGTTAAGCAAATCAAGCAAGCGTACCGCCAGTAACAAAAAACGGCTGGATGCAGTGCATTCAGCCGTTCGCTCGTCTGTCACGCAGAACGTTTTACGGAGTCAGATCAGTCCCGTTGCCGCCGCATAGCATGCGATCTGGGTCTTATTGGGCGCGTTAAATTTCTTCTGCATATTCTTCTGATGGAAGTTAACGGTATTCTCTGAGATCGAGAGAATGATCGCTATTTCCGCTGACGTCTTCCCTTCCGCAGTCCATTTCAGAATTTCACGTTCGCGCTTGCTGAATTTCATTTCGGGCGGCATGACCATCTCATGGTCAAAACGCATCAGAGAGGTTAAGGCCATTTGCACCAGCATTTGCAACCGCAGTTCTATTTCCTCATGGGCTAATGGTCCTTCCTGTACACGAGTACGAGAAACAGAGAGGAAGCCGAGCGCATGATTTGGCAGCATCAGGCACTGCGTTATTCCCGCGCGTAAACCGTGGTCCTGGGCGCAATGCCATAATTCCTGCGCCTCAGCGAATAATGCGTCTGTCCAGGGGAGATGCCCCTGAATGAAATTCTCCGCTTTTAAAACCGGATCGATCGCGAAATAGTTCGCGGATTGATATTGCGCCATCCACAGCTTGGGGTAAGTGGTTTGCAGGGAGATCTTAGGGCGGGTAAATGGCACGGGATGGCGCACGCAGAGCGCGTAATAATCGAATTCCAGCGCCTGAGTTTGTCGCTCCAGCTCCTGATATACCTCGGCGGCACAGGTCAACTCCTGAAACCGGAGGGAGCAATCCCGTCGCCAGGTGAAAAAGTCTAAATCCTTCATACTTACTAAATGAAGCCTCTGAACAGATAATCATTATTATGGTGAATATAAGCTAACACAGAAAACTTTTTTCTAACCACAAAATATCGGCAATAGCACAATTAACTTTACTATCGATAAGGTTTACCCGAGCCGGATGGAATAAAAAAACAGAGGCCTTCACAAAGAGGGAGAATAATTTGCTCCAGGGTAATTTTCTGGAGCAAATGCGTGCAAAAATGCTATTGCATAAGGAATTTTTCAAGGAACTGACGGGTTCGCGGCTGTTGAGGGTTGGCGAATAAGCTTTTCGCCGGCCCCTGCTCCACAATCCGCCCCTGATCCATGAAGATGGCTCTGTCAGCAACATCGCGGGCAAAGCTCATCTCATGCGTCACGATCACCATGGTCCGTTTTTCCTGCGCCAGCTGGCGAATGGTGTTCAGCACCTCACCCACCAGTTCCGGATCGAGCGCTGAAGTCGGTTCATCAAACAGGATCACGTCCGGGCGCATCGCCAGCGCGCGCGCTATCGCCACGCGCTGCTGTTGCCCTCCCGACAGACGCCGCGGATAGCTGGTCTCTTTCCCCGCCAGCCCGACTTTGGCCAGCAGCTCGCGAGCGCGCGCCGTCGCTTCCTCTTTAGGCTCACCTTTAACGATAACCGGCCCTTCAATAATGTTCTCCAGCACCGTACGGTGCGGGAAGAGGTTGAAGTTCTGGAAAACGAAGCCGACATGCTGGCGCAGACGGCGAATCAACCCTTTCTGCTGGCTGATAGATTTCCCGGTATCAATCGTTATCTCCCCGACCCGAATGGTACCGCCTTCCGGCTGTTCAAGCAGGTTAATGCTGCGCAGCAGCGTGGTTTTCCCTGAGCCGCTCGGCCCAATGATTGCCACCACTTCGCCCTGCTCGACTTCAAGATCGATCCCGTGGAGCACCGTTTGACCGTGGAATTTTTTCACCAGGTTTTTGACGTCGATAGCACTCATTTTGGATCACGCTCCTGGCGATTAAGCTGGTTTTCGAAATAGTTTTGCAGGGCAGACAGCACCGTCGCCATCACCCAGTAAATCAGCGAGGCAGCCAGATACATGGTAAAAACTTCAAGCGTACGGGAGGTGATGAGCTGTGCCTGACGGAACAGCTCCGGTACCTGAATCGTTGCCGCCAGGGAAGTATCTTTCACCAGACTGATGAAGCTGTTGCTCAGCGGTGGAAGCGCCACGCGCGCCGCCTGCGGCAGAATGGCCCGGCGAAGCGTCTGCCATGGCGTCATCCCGATACTGGCCGCCGCTTCCCACTGGCCTTTGTCAATGGAGGAGATGGCCGCACGCAGGGTTTCAGAGGTATACGCCGCAGTATTGAGCGACAGACCAATCATCGCTGCGGGAATCGGATCCAGCTCGATACCAAACTGCGGTAAGCCGTAGTAGATCATAAAGAGCTGGGCGATAAGCGGCGTACCGCGAAAGACGGAGATATAAAAACGCGCCAGCCAGCGCACCGGCAGGATGGGTGACATGCGCATTAAGGCCAGCACAAATCCCAGTACCAGCCCGAAGAACATCCCGCCGATACTGAGCTGCAACGTAAATACCGCACCTTTCAGCAGATACGGCATAGAATCAATAACCAGTTGAATACTTTCTTGCATTATTATTTTTCGACCTGACTTTTAGACATGAGGATGGTAGGCAAACAGCGCAGGCGCCCCACCTGTATGGACAAATAAAATCGGCCCTTCATCCTTAAAGCGTTTCTGCGCAATGCCATCAATCAGTCCGGCCATCGCTTTGCCGGTATACACCGGATCGAGCAGTATCCCCTCGAGGCGGGCCAGCAGTTTCACCGCTTCCATGCCCTCTTCGTTCGGCGTGCCGTAACCCGGCGCAAAATAGTCATCCCAGAGCAGAATATCGGCCTTTGCCTTCAGCTCCAGCTGCGCGGCGACCGCCTGCTGTAAAGTCACCACTTTCGGCTTCTGATCCGCGACGCTGCGGGACACCGTCACGCCAATCAGCTCGACGTCCGGCAGCAGTTGCTCCAGCCCTACCGCCAGCCCGGCATGCGTGCCTGCACTGCCGGACGCGACAACCACGGAGGAGAGGCCCACCGCGCCCTCGCACTGTTGGGCAATTTCCAGCGCACTTTCCACATACCCCAGCGCGCCAAGCGCATTCGAACCGCCAACAGGGATAACGTAGGGGCGGAAACCCTGCGCTTCCAGACGCGTCGCCAGCTCATCAAGCTGGGCGGTCGGGTCGGTCAACGCCTCCACCATTTCGACCTGTACATTAAACAGGTCCAGCAGCAGACGGTTACCGTTGGTGAGATAGTTTTCTGCCCGCGTGCCAATCGGGTTTTCCAGCAATGCCACGCAATGGAGTCCGAGCTTTGCCGCCACTGCCGCCGTCTGACGAACGTGGTTGGACTGGATAGCCCCGGCAGTGATGAGCGTATCCGCGCCTTCGCGCAGGGCGTCCGCCGCCAGAAACTCCAGCTTACGCAGCTTATTGCCCCCCATCGCCATCGGCGTCACGTCATCACGCTTAATAAAAATATCGCGCCCTAAATAATCAGAAAATCGCGGCAGGTACTCCAGCGGCGTCGGCGCGCCGATAAACTCCAGGCGAGGAAAGCGCGTTAAATTCTGTAGTGACATGGGTTCTCCGGTAACTCTGACAAAATGTGATATTTTTCATTATGCACGCAGACGCGAAAGAAATAAAAAAGGCGCTTTTAAAAGCGCCTTTTTTTACGTCAGAAACTTATTTCGTGACGTCTGCACCGAACCACTTCTCGGAGAGCGCTTTCAGGCTTCCGTCTTTTTGCATGTCAGCAATCGCGGAATCAATCGCTTTGACCAGGTCTTCGTTACCTTTACGCACGGCCACGCCTGATTCCTGACGAGAGAACGCATCACCCGCTACCGCCAGGGTGTTGTTGGTTTTCTTCACCAGATCCAGCGCTGCCAGGCGGTCAACCAGAATGGCGTCGATACGGCCCACGCGCAGATCCTGGTATTTCGTCGGGTCATCATCATAGGTGCGGATATCCACGCCCTGCACGTTCTGGCGCAGCCACTCTTCGTAGTTAGTCCCCAGACCAACACCGACTTTCTTCCCTTTCAGGTCTGCGGCAGTTTTAATCCCGCCTTCGTTGCCTTTCTTCACCAGCGCCTGAATACCGGACACGGTGTACGGCGTAGAGAAGTCATACTTCTTCTTACGCTCGTCAGAAATGGTCACCTGATTAATCACCACATCAATACGTTTGGAATCCAGCGACGCCAGCATACCGTCCCATTTGGTCGGTTTCAGTGACGCTTTAACGCCGAGGTGCTTCGCCAGCTCTTCAGCAAACTCCACTTCGAAACCGGTCAGCTTACCGTCATCGCCCTGGAAGCTGAACGGAGGATACGTTCCTTCCAGCCCAACCAGCAGCGTACCGCGCTCTTTTACTTTATTCAGCAGGTTTTCTGCGGCGAACGTTTTCACGCTCATGCCCGCAACCAGCGCAACGGCCATAACACCCATCAGCGCCTGACGACCCAGAAGTGCAAATTTCATAAATACCCCGATATAGTGGAATTTTTACGTAGTGTAGAGAAATCGCCTGTAACGTCAAAGGCGACTGCGCTACATCTTATTCTTTTTTAATATATATCAGAAGTTGTTCCGGCGTGGGCTTTCTGCTTTATGGCACCCGGCATTTGTACCTTGTATTGCGCATACTTGCGCAGCGCAATTCGGTAGTTATTGGTGCTGGTCGCAGGCAGCCACGGCTCCAGATTTTCATCCAGATAACCGGTTTTCAGCAGATCGCGAGAAATATTGTTTACGGTCAGATGTTGCCCAAGGCGACGCAGGCGAACCACATATTCGCGAACGGTACCGTGGCTCATCTCCGTTTGTTCAAACAGGAATTGCTTGAAGCCGATGATGTCGAAGAAGTCGCTTTGCTCTTTGCAGTGGAGATCCCCACAGAAACGGCAAAGCGCCACCCACTCTTTTTGCTCTTCGAGCCATGCTGCTTCGTCCATCAACGTGTCGAGGCGCGAAATCGCAATCTTATTGACGATTTCGCCCCGGCGAACCAGCGTGATACGATCGAGTAACTTGTTACAGTGGGCGCAATGCGTCTGGCTGTGTTTAAAGTCTTTCAGGTAGCGGCTTAAAGGCCGTCTTTTAGATTGCTGCACCGTCATGATAACTCCTGGTTGTCAATACGTTGTGCGGCATTTTTCAGGTGAATCAATCACCTATAACTTACCCAGCTTGGTTCGTAAGCGTTTAATGGCCTGGCTGTGCAGCTGGCTCACCCGCGACTCTCCCACCTCCAGAACAGCGCCAATCTCTTTGAGGTTAAGCTCTTCCTGGTAATAAAGGGTCAATACCAGCTGTTCGCGTTCAGGCAGAGCTTCAATAGCCTCCATGACGCGCTGGCGTAAATTCCCTTCCATTAAATGGTGTAACGGGTTTTCTTGCTGGTGCTCATCCGTCACCAGCTCGATGCTATCGCCATGCTCTTCGCGCCACTCGTCATAAGAGAAGAGTTGGCTATTATTGGTATCGAGCAACATCTGACGATACTCTTCAACAGCAATGCCAAGACGTTCCGCCACTTCGGTTTCCGTTGCGTTACGTCCCAGTTCCTGTTCCAGCTGCCCCATCGCATGCGCCACTTCGCGCGCGTTGCGGCGAACACTGCGCGGCACCCAGTCGCGGCTGCGCAGCTCGTCCAGCATCGCACCACGAATACGCTGAACTGCGTAAGTCGTAAATGCCGTTCCTTGCAGAGCGTCGTATCGGTCAACTGCATTCAATAACCCGATACCGCCCGCCTGTAGCAGATCGTCGAGTTCCACGCTCGCCGGCAAGCGCACCTGGAGGCGCAATGCTTCGTGACGCACCAGCGGGACATAACGCTGCCACAGCGAGTGTTTATCCATTACACCTTCAGCGGTATAGAGTGAATTCACGATAAACAGCCCTGCGTTAGTTGAGTTATCGGCATGATTATCCGATTCTGCAGGGCGTTCAATTGGATGAAAAAGGGGGATAAAATGAGGTTATTCTGAGGTTGCCCACAACAGGGGCAACTTTTCTGCCTAAATTAACAGTTGTAACAATGAAAGATCGTCGCCCAGTTTGACGCTATCTATATGTTGATGAAAGAGCTTTCCCGCTTCCTGATTATGCTGGCTAAGGGAGTGGAAGCTGTAAATAACATCAATAATATTATCTTGTTCAATTTTTCCCGCCACGAGAGCCTGACCGGCAAGTAACGTTTTCAGGAAATAGAACTCCGCAACGATTAAATAAAGATTATTCAACATGCTGCGGCCATTGTTCTGTGGGAAGCCCTGCTCCCAGAGTTTGTATTTAAAAAAGTTCTTAAATAAATGGTCATTGGTCGCCAGGTAACTGCCCGCCACATCGCGCCAGACGGACTCGATGTTCTCCATGACCTTCTCTGCCGGTACGGCATCACCGACAGATTCGAACTGTTGATAAAGCTGAGTAAAATAGCGGTTTAATACCGCGCCGCCGCGAGCGGTCGCTTTCTTCGTAAAGTAGCTCTGAATAAGCGAAATTAACGCGAATTTCAGGCTGTAGTTCTGATTAAACCCGCCCAGTTCCGTTTTGATTTTACCGCTCACCAGTTCGTTAACCAGCGAGAAATAAACCGTTTCAAGCGTGCCGATATTCTCTTCGAGATTCTCGAGCTTTTCAGCCACCATGAGGAATTTCACCACGGCGTAAACCTGCTCTTCAACGCAGACCGCTTCAACGCTGAAAAGGTTCTGGCAGAAGAGATTGATGACCTTTGCTTTTAAATCAATCATTGGCGCAGTATTGACGTCCTGCTGGACAATGACAGATTCCATCATCGACATAGACTCCCGATCGTTCAACAGAAGTCGGGTCACTTCCGGACACGAGAGGTTCAGCGATTTTTCGATTTCATTTTTATAGACCCGGTTTGTTCGTGGAAACGACGAACAGGTTGGGCTTAACGCCTGCGCGCCCATGGCGCTATGAATAGAACAGAGTTTTTCAGTATCCATAAACGGGCAGTTTTTACTTTCCGTATGGAAAATCACTTCGCCCCAGTTGCCATACTGTTTTTTGGTAACTTTTATCGCCGTTTTCGCCGTATGACGAATGGCGGCATTTTTGCTGTTCAGGTAACGGTTAACGGAGGATTTATCAAACGCGATGGTCCAGCCCTGACAACAATGTTCACGGCATTCCCCACCGACACATGAAAAATCTGCGACCAGCTTTGGTTGAGTGACACTGATTTGTTTCACAGGCGGATTCTCAAATAGCAGAGATAAAAAAACCCCGCCGAAGCGGGGTTTCACGCGTAATATTAACGCAGCAGAGACAGAACGGTCTGTGGAACCTGGTTTGCCTGAGACAGAACAGAAGTACCAGCCTGCTGCAGGATCTGCGCGCGGGACATGTTGGAAACTTCAGTTGCGTAGTCAGCGTCCTGGATACGGGACTGAGCAGCAGACAGGTTGTTAGAGGTGTTGTTCAGGTTGTTGATTGCAGAAGTGAAGCGGTTCTGCACAGCACCCAGACCAGAACGTGCTTTATCAACGGTAGCGATAGCTTTGTCGATGGTGTTCAGGTCAGTAGCGGTCATTGCTTTCAGGTCGATAGCGTTCACGCCCAGAGTAGTAGAGTCAGCTTTAGCGCCGCTCAGATCCAGGTTGATGGTGTCGCCGTCGTTAACGCCAACCTGAATTTTAACCACACCAGCAGTACCTGCAGTGCCGTCCAGCAGTTTGATGCCGTTGAAGTCAGTTTTGCCCGCAACACGGTCGATTTCAGCCAGACGAGCGGTAACTTCATCCTGCAGAGAAGCCAGGTCAGATGCGCTGTTGGTGCCGTTGCTTGCCTGAACAGCCAGTTCACGAACACGCTGCAAGTTGTTGTTGATTTCGTTCAGAGAACCTTCAGCAGTCTGCGCCATGGAGATACCGTCGTTGGCGTTACGTGCAGCCTGGGTCATCCCTTTGATCTGAGCGGTCATGCGGTTTGCAATCGCCTGGCCAGCAGCATCGTCTTTCGCGCTGT contains:
- a CDS encoding DUF2594 family protein — its product is MSTPEFATAENNQELAQEVNCLKALLTLMLQAMGQADAGRVIIKMEKQIAEMEDQAESAVFANTVKQIKQAYRQ
- the fliB gene encoding flagellin lysine-N-methylase produces the protein MKQISVTQPKLVADFSCVGGECREHCCQGWTIAFDKSSVNRYLNSKNAAIRHTAKTAIKVTKKQYGNWGEVIFHTESKNCPFMDTEKLCSIHSAMGAQALSPTCSSFPRTNRVYKNEIEKSLNLSCPEVTRLLLNDRESMSMMESVIVQQDVNTAPMIDLKAKVINLFCQNLFSVEAVCVEEQVYAVVKFLMVAEKLENLEENIGTLETVYFSLVNELVSGKIKTELGGFNQNYSLKFALISLIQSYFTKKATARGGAVLNRYFTQLYQQFESVGDAVPAEKVMENIESVWRDVAGSYLATNDHLFKNFFKYKLWEQGFPQNNGRSMLNNLYLIVAEFYFLKTLLAGQALVAGKIEQDNIIDVIYSFHSLSQHNQEAGKLFHQHIDSVKLGDDLSLLQLLI
- the uvrC gene encoding excinuclease ABC subunit UvrC, whose product is MSDVFDSKAFLKTVTSQPGVYRMYDAGGTVIYVGKAKDLKKRLSSYFRSNLASRKTEALVSLIQNIDVTVTHTETEALLLEHNYIKLYQPRYNVLLRDDKSYPFIFLSGDTHPRLAMHRGAKHAKGEYFGPFPNGYAVRETLALLQKIFPIRQCENSVYRNRSRPCLQYQIGRCLGPCVAGLVSEEEYAQQVDYVRLFLAGKDDQVLTQLIARMEKASAALEFEEAARIRDQIQAVRRVTEKQFVSNAGDDLDVIGVAFDAGMACVHVLFIRQGKVLGSRSYFPKVPGGTELGEVVETFVGQFYLQGSQMRTLPSEILLDFNLDDKTLLADSLSELAGRRVNVQTKPRGDRARYLKLARTNAATALTTKLSQQSTVHQRLTALAALLKLPEVKRMECFDISHTMGEQTVASCVVFDANGPLRAEYRRYNITGITPGDDYAAMNQVLRRRYGKAIEESKIPDVILIDGGKGQLGQAKAVFESLDVSWDKNHPLLLGVAKGVDRKAGLETLFFEPEGEGFSLPPDSPALHVIQHIRDESHDHAISGHRKKRAKVKNTSSLETIEGVGPKRRQMLLKYMGGLQGLLNASMEEIAKVPGISQGLAEKIYYSLKH
- the dcyD gene encoding D-cysteine desulfhydrase — translated: MSLQNLTRFPRLEFIGAPTPLEYLPRFSDYLGRDIFIKRDDVTPMAMGGNKLRKLEFLAADALREGADTLITAGAIQSNHVRQTAAVAAKLGLHCVALLENPIGTRAENYLTNGNRLLLDLFNVQVEMVEALTDPTAQLDELATRLEAQGFRPYVIPVGGSNALGALGYVESALEIAQQCEGAVGLSSVVVASGSAGTHAGLAVGLEQLLPDVELIGVTVSRSVADQKPKVVTLQQAVAAQLELKAKADILLWDDYFAPGYGTPNEEGMEAVKLLARLEGILLDPVYTGKAMAGLIDGIAQKRFKDEGPILFVHTGGAPALFAYHPHV
- a CDS encoding flagellin, translated to MAVINTNLLSLTTQNNLNKSQSSLGTAIERLSSGLRINSAKDDAAGQAIANRMTAQIKGMTQAARNANDGISMAQTAEGSLNEINNNLQRVRELAVQASNGTNSASDLASLQDEVTARLAEIDRVAGKTDFNGIKLLDGTAGTAGVVKIQVGVNDGDTINLDLSGAKADSTTLGVNAIDLKAMTATDLNTIDKAIATVDKARSGLGAVQNRFTSAINNLNNTSNNLSAAQSRIQDADYATEVSNMSRAQILQQAGTSVLSQANQVPQTVLSLLR
- a CDS encoding RNA polymerase sigma factor FliA, with protein sequence MNSLYTAEGVMDKHSLWQRYVPLVRHEALRLQVRLPASVELDDLLQAGGIGLLNAVDRYDALQGTAFTTYAVQRIRGAMLDELRSRDWVPRSVRRNAREVAHAMGQLEQELGRNATETEVAERLGIAVEEYRQMLLDTNNSQLFSYDEWREEHGDSIELVTDEHQQENPLHHLMEGNLRQRVMEAIEALPEREQLVLTLYYQEELNLKEIGAVLEVGESRVSQLHSQAIKRLRTKLGKL
- the tcyL gene encoding cystine ABC transporter permease produces the protein MQESIQLVIDSMPYLLKGAVFTLQLSIGGMFFGLVLGFVLALMRMSPILPVRWLARFYISVFRGTPLIAQLFMIYYGLPQFGIELDPIPAAMIGLSLNTAAYTSETLRAAISSIDKGQWEAAASIGMTPWQTLRRAILPQAARVALPPLSNSFISLVKDTSLAATIQVPELFRQAQLITSRTLEVFTMYLAASLIYWVMATVLSALQNYFENQLNRQERDPK
- the sdiA gene encoding transcriptional regulator SdiA, whose translation is MKDLDFFTWRRDCSLRFQELTCAAEVYQELERQTQALEFDYYALCVRHPVPFTRPKISLQTTYPKLWMAQYQSANYFAIDPVLKAENFIQGHLPWTDALFAEAQELWHCAQDHGLRAGITQCLMLPNHALGFLSVSRTRVQEGPLAHEEIELRLQMLVQMALTSLMRFDHEMVMPPEMKFSKREREILKWTAEGKTSAEIAIILSISENTVNFHQKNMQKKFNAPNKTQIACYAAATGLI
- the tcyN gene encoding L-cystine ABC transporter ATP-binding protein TcyN produces the protein MSAIDVKNLVKKFHGQTVLHGIDLEVEQGEVVAIIGPSGSGKTTLLRSINLLEQPEGGTIRVGEITIDTGKSISQQKGLIRRLRQHVGFVFQNFNLFPHRTVLENIIEGPVIVKGEPKEEATARARELLAKVGLAGKETSYPRRLSGGQQQRVAIARALAMRPDVILFDEPTSALDPELVGEVLNTIRQLAQEKRTMVIVTHEMSFARDVADRAIFMDQGRIVEQGPAKSLFANPQQPRTRQFLEKFLMQ
- the uvrY gene encoding UvrY/SirA/GacA family response regulator transcription factor, translating into MINVLLVDDHELVRAGIRRILEDIKGIKVAGEACCGEDAVKWCRTNSADVVLMDMNMPGIGGLEATRKIARTFVDTKVIMLTVHTENPLPAKVMQAGAAGYLSKGAAPQEVVNAIRSVFAGQRYIASDIAQQMALSQIEPEKTESPFASLSERELQIMLMITKGQKVNEISEQLNLSPKTVNSYRYRMFSKLNIHGDVELTHLAIRHGLCNAETLLSQ
- the fliZ gene encoding flagella biosynthesis regulatory protein FliZ, with amino-acid sequence MTVQQSKRRPLSRYLKDFKHSQTHCAHCNKLLDRITLVRRGEIVNKIAISRLDTLMDEAAWLEEQKEWVALCRFCGDLHCKEQSDFFDIIGFKQFLFEQTEMSHGTVREYVVRLRRLGQHLTVNNISRDLLKTGYLDENLEPWLPATSTNNYRIALRKYAQYKVQMPGAIKQKAHAGTTSDIY
- the tcyJ gene encoding cystine ABC transporter substrate-binding protein — protein: MKFALLGRQALMGVMAVALVAGMSVKTFAAENLLNKVKERGTLLVGLEGTYPPFSFQGDDGKLTGFEVEFAEELAKHLGVKASLKPTKWDGMLASLDSKRIDVVINQVTISDERKKKYDFSTPYTVSGIQALVKKGNEGGIKTAADLKGKKVGVGLGTNYEEWLRQNVQGVDIRTYDDDPTKYQDLRVGRIDAILVDRLAALDLVKKTNNTLAVAGDAFSRQESGVAVRKGNEDLVKAIDSAIADMQKDGSLKALSEKWFGADVTK